The following DNA comes from Streptococcus pasteurianus.
TCTGGGGCAACGAACTTTTGCCATGACCATGACTTTCCTTGCTATTGTGGTTATCTTATCGGCTGCCGCCGTGGCTCTTGTTGGCAGCATTGCATTTGTCGGGCTTATCATTCCTCATTTTATCAAAATGTTTGTGGCGAAAGATTATCGGATTATCCTTCCTTTAACAGCATTTGCTGGGAGCACTTTTATGCTTTGGGTCGATTTGATTTGCCGTACAATCAATCCGCCAGCAGAAACGCCAGTTAGTGCGGTTGTTAGTATTGTTGGCTTACCATGCTTTCTGTGGTTGGTGCGAAAGGGGGAAAATTTATGACATCTGGAAAGAAAGTAGCTTGTCATTTCAGTGTTCTCATTTTTCTGTTATGTCTTATTTTCCTGCTATCCTTATCTCTAGGATATGCTAATTCCTCACTTCTAGAGGTTTGCAAGGTCTTTTTAGGAAAATCAGATGCAACCATGTCTTTCATTGTCACGCAAATCAGACTGCCACGCATTTTGGCTTGTATGCTCGGTGGCGGTTCGCTTGCCATGTCAGGTGTGTTGCTTCAAACACTCACTAAAAATCCCTTAGCCGATTCAGGTATTTTAGGAATAAATGCAGGAGCTGGGCTCGTGATTGCGATTATGGTTGGGCTTTTGGATGTTACCAATTCCATGATGATTGCGCTTATGCCATTTTTAGCCATGTTAGGTGGTATTCTGACCATTTGTACTGTTTATTTTGTTTCACGTCAGAAAAATCAGCCGATTAGTCCGACACGCCTTATCATTACAGGTGTTGGGATTTCTAGCTTGCTTTCAGGCATCATGATTTCAATCATTGCTAACCTTGATACGAGTAAGACGGATTATATCGTCTCATGGCTAAGCGGAAAAGTAAGTGGTGGCAATTGGCAGACATTGATGATTTTAGCACCGCTGCTATTAGTCACTTGGCTACTAACTTACAGTCGAAGTTATGCACTAAATATTATGAGCCTTAACGAAGAAACAGCTATCGCTTTAGGTTTAAATCTAAAACGAGAACGTCTCTACACACTAATACTCTCGACTGCCTTGGCGGCGCTTAGTGTTGTTCTTGTGGGCAATATTACATTTATCGGTCTGCTTGCTGGTCACATCACGCGCCAATTATTAGGAAGCGACCACCGCATCAGCCTTCCGTCTAGTCTGCTCATCGGAATGATTATCTTTTTAATCGCCGATACAATTGGACGTGTTTGCTTAGTTGGCACAGGAATTCCAACAGGACTTGTCGTTGCCGTTATCGGAGCTCCTTATTTTCTCTATCTAATGATAAAAACAACGTGAATTGTCCAATGGACTTAACTCGATTTTTAATTTTCAGGCTCATGAAAAACCTGTCCACTGGACAGGTTTTTTAAGCTTTACTGGTAAAAATCAAGTTTTCTTTGTCAAAAAGCATGTTCAATTCGTACTTCCCTTGGTCATTTTTTCGGATATAATCCAATTTTTCCAACGTTTCTACAAAAATATCTGGGCGTTTTTGGGCAACTTCGTCCTTACGACCAAATTTTAACAAAAATGTTGTCATATATTTCAAAGCGTATTGTGGATTGACGTCTCCAAGCAAGTCATACAAAGGTTCTTGCGCTTTAGACATTGGTAAATTATCTGCTAATTTGAAGAAATAATTTGACAAGGTTAACTCACTACGAGCGATACTTGTTTTTTCAACAAGCACCAAATCATTAGCCTCATTTGTCAAACGTGTTTCAAAAGTCAGAGCCATCAAGTCCTCATAGATAGCACTTTGGTCATCTACAAAAAGTTGACTGTCTAAACTAACATTTTCTAGGCTATCAAGCAAGTCAAAACCAATCGTATAGCGTTTATTGTCACGAATAATGTAGCCTGCTTGCACGTATTCCTCAATCAAACGGTCAATTTTGGGAACTTCTGGAAAGTTTGCCTTGATTTGGCGTAAGGTCACATCATCTGTTTGATAAAGAAAATTAATCAAGTCTTGAAAAAAAGCTTGTCTGGTTAATTTATCTGGATTACAAATGTTAATCATGTAATTCTCCTAAATACTGCAAATTCTCGGACTGTGCCAATTGACTAGGGTTAGTCCCAGATTGATTTAACGGAACAGCCACTCCAAGCTCATCATAATATTGCTGCCAAAACTCAGAAATCGTATGCTTGTCATCACCAAACTGCATGGGAATCGTTTCAAAAATCGGCAAAATATCCGCAATATATTGTGAGCAATAATAAGAACCATTATCTGGATAGAAACTGTGATTGTAAGGTCTGCCCAGCAAATGCTCCGCTGCTACCTGAACCTGATCAGCCTTAATCCTAGGATAACGGTAAACAAAAATCCTATGCTGCTTCGTTTTCAAAAATTCCCTTAACTGCTGTTTAATGACACCTTTATCCTTGGTCGCGTGATAAATCATTGAGTCAAAATAAATAGCAACGTGGCTATATTGTCCAGTTGCTTTCTGGATAGCTTGCGACATATCGGAAATTCCGTACATAAAAAGCAAATCGCCAGCTCGCAATTCTTGAATATTCATAGCTTTATTGTAACAAAAAACAAGAATGACTGCTATAAGAAGATAAACTTCACTTTTTAATAAGTTTTTATCTTTGAAGAATTTTTGAGGTCTATGCTATAATGCCAGTATGAAAATATTAATTCCTAACGCCAAAGAATTACATACCAACCAAGATGCTTTTCCAAGCCAACCATTATCTGCCCAGAGCCAAGCAGTGCTCAAAACCTTACAAGAATACCCCGCCGAAAATTTGGCTAATTTCTACAAAATCAATTCAAGTAAAGCTGACCAAGAATGGACACGTTGGCAACGTCTAGCGGATAAACAAGCCAAAACCTATCCCGCATGGCTATTATATGACGGTCTCATGTATCGGTATATGAAACGAACTCAGGTAACCGAAGCGGAGCGACATTATCTTGATAACCACCTTCGTATCGCTACTGCCTTATACGGTTTAATCAGTCCCATGACGTTAATCGCACCACATCGCCTTGATTTTCAAGGAAATCTCAAGATTGACAACACATCATTAAAACAATTTTGGAGACAACAATACAACGAAGAAGTCCAAGATGACGAACTCATCATTTCATTACTGTCATCAGAATTTGAGCAAGTTTTCTCTCCAAATATCCGCAAACGCATGGTTAAAATTGTCTTTATGGAAAATAGAAACGGAAAGCCAAAAGTTCATTCAACCATTTCTAAAAAAGGACGTGGTCGTTTGGTCTCACTAATGGCTGAAAAACAAATTGAAACCATTGAGCAAATCAAACACCTAACCTTTGACGGCTTCCAATTCTCACCAGAATTATCCAAAGACCAAACCCTCACCTTTATCCGTGATCAAGAATAACATCCCAAAAATAAAAAGCAAACCAATCAAATTAACGATTGGTTGGCTTTTGTTATGTTAGGATTTACCGAAATAACATTATTTCATCAAAAAATAAGTAATGAGTGCAATAAGAAGTCCTATTACACCTTCTATCTTTTCTCTTTTTGACGTTTTTGAAAGTGTAATCTCCCAATGGTTTCCTTTTTTATGATAGAGTATTTTTTCGTCTGTCATATTTCTTTTCCTTAACTTCTCCAAAAAAGACGACTCACGTCGCTTTTTTATTATCCCTTATTAATTAAGCGTTGAAGCTCTCTGTTAATTGTGGGACAACTTGTTTTTTACGTGAAACAGCACCTGCAAGGAATGCGTGGTTGTTTTCAAGTTTGAAGTTGAAGGCAGCTTCAACTTTGTCAATGTTTGAACCAAGTGCCAAAATTTCTGAGTTTGAGTTAAGAATATCAGTAATCATAAGTACAAAGTCAGAGTAACCATTTGCAGTATTTGCTGCTGTAATAGCTGCTTCGATTTCTGCTTGGCGTTCAAGAACTTCGTTAATATCAACTGTGTTAACTTGTGCTACACGAACTTGGTTTCCATTAAGTTCAAATGTTTTAGCGTCAATGTCAATCAATTCTTCAGCAGATTTTGTTGCCAAGTTTGTACCAGCTTTAAGCAATGCCAAACCATATTCTTCAAGGTTTACACCTGCGATTTCTGCCAAGTCAGCAGCAACAGCTGGGTCAGTTGAGTGAGTTGTTGGTGATTTAAGAAGAAGTGTATCTGAAATCAAACCAGACAAAAGCAAACCAGCCATTTCTTTAGGAATAACAACGTTATTTTCTTTGTATAGGCGGTAAACGATTGATGAAGCTGAACCAACTGGTTCTAAACGCATGTAAAGTGGGTTAGCTGTTTCAAAATTTGCAACACGGTGGTGATCAACAACTTCGATAACTTCAACGTCACGAATATCAGAGATTGATTGTTGGAATTCGTTGTGGTCTGTCAAAATAACTTGGTCAGCCCCTTCAGCTTTTGCTGATTCAACAACACGTGGTGCTTCTACGCCAAAGTAATTCAAAGCGAAAGTTGTTTCTTCATTAGGTGTTCCAAGAGCAACAGCTTCAGCATCAACACCAAGTTCACGTTTCAAATAAGCATAAGCAACTGATGAACCGATAGCATCAGAGTCTGGATTTTGGTGACCAAAAACTAAAATTTTAGACATGTTTTCTACCTCATAATAATTATTTATTCTTATTTTAGCAAAATTTAAAGGAGATAGCAAAGTCAGTAGCTGCTTTTATCGCAATAATAACACAAAAAGAGCACCTTTATCACTAATTATTGTTAATTACTGATAAAAATGCTTTTACTTTAGTCTTTTTCTGTCGTGTTTTGTTTGAAATCATTGCTGATGTTTTCGACATCTGGCATTTCATTATCAGAAGAATCGTCCTTAGCGGCTTCTGCTTTTGCAGTTTTTTCTTGCTCTAAGGCTAAGCGTAACAAGCGTTCTTCTTCTTCACGATTTTCTTGATTGCGGATAGCTTCTTGTTCTTTGCGATAAGCCATGTACTTTCGGCTATTATCCACAATATGCAATTTCTTCACACCTTTGACGAGCAAACGCCAAATAAATGTAATAAGCGATTCAATCAAGAGTAAGATTTCAATCGCAATGACACCAAGTAAACTCCAAGCCATAAAAAGCGTCACCAATAATTGAGAAAAAATTTTTTTCAGATTACCTAGGTCATTATTATGGATAGACAATGTTTCTAGAAAAAGGTTCAAGATACCTTGTAATAGCCCAGATTTTACAGACTTGTCATCATCTAAATCAAAAGTCGCCTCATCTTGATTTGGCAAGACAAGGACAATGTCCCCGTCTTGAATATAGTCAACCTTGTCTCCTAGTTTTATGTCAAAATCAAATAAATCACGCGCAAGCTTTTTTATTTTTCCGTCTTGCATCAAGTAAACGAATTCGTCGTCAAATTTTAAAACTTTGTAACTGTTCATAGATTCCACCTTATGCTAGAGCTTACCAAAGTTTCAAGCTAATGTCAATATTTTTACTGATGAATCCGTTTCATGTATTCGGTGTAAGATTCTGTATGCATCAGGTCTTTGGCATTTTGCACACGTTCCTTCGTTGGAGGTTTAACGCCCTCCAAAGTATATGGAATGCCAAGCTCATGCCATTTAAATTCACCCAAGGTATGATAAGGAAGAATTTCAAATTTATCCACATTTTTCAACGTTGCGACAAATTTACCAAGTTCAACCAAATCATCATCAAAATCAGTTAATCCAGGTACCAAAACGTGACGAATCCAAACAGGAATACCCTTATCAGATAAATAACGCGCAAATGCCAAAATATTAGTATTTGGCTGACGTGTCACAACAATATGTTGTTTAGGATTAATTTCTTTCAAATCTAAAAGAACCAAATCTGTTACTGCTAACAATTTATCCACAATTTCATGGTATTCTGGTGTGTCACGAAAAGCAAAACCACAAGTATCTAGCGTGCAATGGATTCCCAATTCTTTTGCTTTTGTGAAAAGTGCTGTGACAAATTCAATCTGTAACATGGCTTCACCACCTGATACGGTAATGCCACCATTGTTTCCCCAGAAATGCTTGTAACGCAAAGCTTCAGCCAATACATCATCAACTGTGCGTTCTTGCGATTTATTGGTTTCCATAGCCCAAGTGTCTGGATTGTGGCAATATTGACAGCGCATCTTACAGCCCTGCATAAAAATTACAAACCGAATCCCTGGACCGTCCACAGAACCAAAACTTTCTGTTGAGTGAATCATCCCAGTTACTTTTCCGTAATCAATTTCAGTCATTTTTTTCTTCCTTTGTAACCGTTTTTTCTGCTTTCATTATAACATTTTCTAAAGGAAAAAGACTAAGATTAGCTTAGTCTTCTTCAATACTCTGTTCTATATCAGAAAAAATAACTTTCAGTTTTGTAACACGTCCATCTTTAACTTTATCATTTGTCAAAGCAAGGTGTTTTTCTTTCGTATCCACTTCAAACGTTTCACGACTATCTTGGTCCGGAATATTTCCCACACCAGTTAGGTAGTAACCAGCAATAGTATCCACATCATCACTTTCAAGATCGACGTCAAAATAGTCATTAAATTCGTTGATGGTCATTGTCCCAAGAACAATATAAGTATGTTCACCAATTTCACGGACAAATTGCTCTGCTTTATCTGTTTCGTCGTCGATTTCTCCGACGATTTCTTCAAGCAAATCCTCAAGTGTGACAATACCTGCAACGCCACCATATTCGTCCAACAAAATTGCCATTTGATTTTGGGTATTTCTCAATTGGCGTAACAAATCGTCCACAAAAATCGTTTCTGGAACAAAGAGCGGTTCTTGCAAAATCTTACGCAAGACAATATTGTCAAAACCATCACGGAAACCAGCGTCCAGCAAGCGTTTGGTGTGAAGTACACCAACAATCTTATCCTTATCATCATCATAGACAGGAATACGTGAAAAATTCTGTTTGAGAATTTCTTGAATATTTTCTTGTGTATCATCATTGATGTCAATCATGAAAGCGTCTGTTCTTGGAACCATAACTTCACGCGCCATTAATTCGTCGAGCGAAAAGATACCTTGTAACATCTCAATTTCTTCAGCATCTAGAGTTTCTTCACTATTTGACAGCATGTATTCAATTTCATCACGGGTCATTTTTTCGTCCGCATCATCAAATTGCATTGGCGTAATACGTGAGAGAAGATTGGTTGACGCTGATAAGAGCCAAACAAAAGGACTAACAATTTTTCCAAGAAAAATGATAACAGGGGCAGAGATAACAGCCAGATTTTCCTTGAGATTCATGGCAATACGTTTTGGATAAAGCTCACCAAGAACAATGGAAATATAGGTCAAAAAGACAAGGGAAATAACACTACCTGCTGTCTGAGCCCAAACAAAATCTCCAAACCAAGACGCAATAACACCCCCAAGAGAGGCAGATAAGCTAGCCCCCTGTAAGAGACTGATAAAGGTGATACCAACTTGAATCGTTGATAAAAAATTATTAGGATTTTCCAAAACAGACAATAGACGAATGAATTTCTTATCGCCTTCTTCTGCTTTTTGTTCAACACGTGAACGATTAAGGGAAACTAATGCCATCTCAGAAGCTGAGAAAAAAGCATTTAGCAAGGTCAAAATTAATAATAAAACAAATTGCAAAATTAAATTCTGACTGGGGTCTTCCATATCAATTCTACTCCTATTCTTCAAATATCTATTATGGTAAGATTTTATTCTCCACGACAAAATAGTACAGTAATTACATTATAGCATATTTTTGCATTTATGTAATAGGCAAACAGCTCTATCAGCTGTTAAACTGAAGAAAAAGTCTTTTTGATACTTTCCTTAGATTCCTCGCTCTTCAATTTCTAGGCTTAAACCTCAACCATCCACTAGAGGCTTTGAACCATCGGCAGTCCTAACAATTCAGTAGACTGTTAGAGGAAACCAAAAAATTCCCAATCTGAAACCTTAAACAATCTCCCAGATTGTTTAAGCGGCACAAAGTATCGTTTTATTGGGGACAAGGATCGCAAATAATTCTGAAATTAAACGGAAGTAATAATTACTTATAACTTATTTCGGTTAAAAGTAGATTTATTTACATTCTGATAGCTATATCATCCATATTTTACATATGCCAAACTAAAATATCAAAATTTTCAGAAAAATGATATAATAATTATTAAAAACACATGGAGGTCTCCAGATGTTACAAGTAAAACTAAAAAATGTCAGCTTAGAACGTCAACATAAATTATTATTAAAAAATCTTAACTGGGCAGTTAACAAGGGGGAACATTGGGCTATTTTAGGATTGAATGGTTCTGGTAAGACAACACTTTTAAAGCTTATCATGGCTGAATATTGGAAAACAGACGGTGAGGTGGAAGTCCTAGGAACACCATTTGGTGGTACTGATATTAGCGATATTCGTACCAAAATTGGTATCGTTGGCTCATTTATTGCTGAGCGACTTCCAGCAAATATGCTTGCCGAAAAAATCGTTTTGACTGGGAAATACAAATCAAGCATTCTTTACAAAGAATACGGTGAAAAAGAACTTGATGAAGCACGACAAATGTTGATTTCAATTGGTGGCGAACATCTGCTTGGACGTATTTATGCTAGTCTGTCACAAGGTGAAAAACAACTGCTCCTTATCGCACGTAGTTTAATGGAAAATCCTGAAATTTTGATTTTAGATGAGGCTACAAGTGGGCTTGATTTGTTTGCGCGTGAAAAACTATTGACACAGATTAAGCAAATCACAAGCCTTCCTAATGCTCCAACAATTCTCTACGTAACACACCATGCCGAAGAAATTACACGATCAATAACTCATGTCTTGTTGCTGAAAAAAGGAGAAATCATTGCCCAAGGTCCTAAAAATGATGTTTTGACTGAGGACATTTTAACCGATTTCTATGACCAAACCGTCTCAATCATCCCACTAGGCGACGAACGCATTTACATCAAACCTGAATTTAAATCATAACAGTAAAACCCCTAGGACATTTTTGTTCTAGGGGTCATTTTATAATAAAGTAATTATATGGTAGTGTTCCATAGTCATCTTTTAACGAATAACTTTCGAGTTTATTGACATTGCGGCGTAGGAAGGTTGCGTAGCTTGATGTAATGTCTCCACGCATTTCATATTCAGCAATCACTTTACGCTCAAGATAATACCCTCGCAACATTTCATCAATATTATCAGGTTTCATATGAGCAATGACACGTTCAACAAAGACGCCCGATTCAATGATATTAGCTTCTTGTAGGCGTGACCTTTGAAGAAAGCCAATCAGCTCAGAATTATAAATGCCTTCCAAATCTTGTAACCCTTCTAACACCAGCTCCGTATTGCTTAAATAAAGCTCTGTCAAGCGGTCACGGTTATCTTCTGTCAATTTAATTTCGCGTGATTTTCCAGAAAGAAAGTGACGGATAGTCGGCCAAAAACTAAGGCTTTCACGAACTAAGCGACGAATCACTCGCATGCTAATCGTGAAGAAATAACTAAACGTTGAAATAAAACCGCGATTAATCTGACGTTCCAAATTTTGCAAATAACGTTGATACAAACGGTATTCAACTAATTCTATTTTGCCTTCTGAAAAAGCATGCTCTAAACCATCGCTTTCAATTCCAAGAATCATCAAGCGCAAGTAAGCCAATTCTTTTTTGACAATAGTCGGCTCTTGTTCCAAAATTAAGTGCTCAATACGCCCATTGTAATTATCAATGGCTGCATAAAGTGGACCTTTGTTCTTGACTTCTTTTAAATCTTGCTCCAATGTCTTAACCACTTCATTTAAAATAGCAATTTGAGTGACATAATCGGTAGTATCAGTATCATCAG
Coding sequences within:
- a CDS encoding ABC transporter ATP-binding protein; this encodes MLQVKLKNVSLERQHKLLLKNLNWAVNKGEHWAILGLNGSGKTTLLKLIMAEYWKTDGEVEVLGTPFGGTDISDIRTKIGIVGSFIAERLPANMLAEKIVLTGKYKSSILYKEYGEKELDEARQMLISIGGEHLLGRIYASLSQGEKQLLLIARSLMENPEILILDEATSGLDLFAREKLLTQIKQITSLPNAPTILYVTHHAEEITRSITHVLLLKKGEIIAQGPKNDVLTEDILTDFYDQTVSIIPLGDERIYIKPEFKS
- a CDS encoding DUF1803 domain-containing protein, whose protein sequence is MINICNPDKLTRQAFFQDLINFLYQTDDVTLRQIKANFPEVPKIDRLIEEYVQAGYIIRDNKRYTIGFDLLDSLENVSLDSQLFVDDQSAIYEDLMALTFETRLTNEANDLVLVEKTSIARSELTLSNYFFKLADNLPMSKAQEPLYDLLGDVNPQYALKYMTTFLLKFGRKDEVAQKRPDIFVETLEKLDYIRKNDQGKYELNMLFDKENLIFTSKA
- a CDS encoding FecCD family ABC transporter permease; this translates as MTSGKKVACHFSVLIFLLCLIFLLSLSLGYANSSLLEVCKVFLGKSDATMSFIVTQIRLPRILACMLGGGSLAMSGVLLQTLTKNPLADSGILGINAGAGLVIAIMVGLLDVTNSMMIALMPFLAMLGGILTICTVYFVSRQKNQPISPTRLIITGVGISSLLSGIMISIIANLDTSKTDYIVSWLSGKVSGGNWQTLMILAPLLLVTWLLTYSRSYALNIMSLNEETAIALGLNLKRERLYTLILSTALAALSVVLVGNITFIGLLAGHITRQLLGSDHRISLPSSLLIGMIIFLIADTIGRVCLVGTGIPTGLVVAVIGAPYFLYLMIKTT
- a CDS encoding YiiX/YebB-like N1pC/P60 family cysteine hydrolase; the encoded protein is MNIQELRAGDLLFMYGISDMSQAIQKATGQYSHVAIYFDSMIYHATKDKGVIKQQLREFLKTKQHRIFVYRYPRIKADQVQVAAEHLLGRPYNHSFYPDNGSYYCSQYIADILPIFETIPMQFGDDKHTISEFWQQYYDELGVAVPLNQSGTNPSQLAQSENLQYLGELHD
- the yaaA gene encoding peroxide stress protein YaaA, which gives rise to MKILIPNAKELHTNQDAFPSQPLSAQSQAVLKTLQEYPAENLANFYKINSSKADQEWTRWQRLADKQAKTYPAWLLYDGLMYRYMKRTQVTEAERHYLDNHLRIATALYGLISPMTLIAPHRLDFQGNLKIDNTSLKQFWRQQYNEEVQDDELIISLLSSEFEQVFSPNIRKRMVKIVFMENRNGKPKVHSTISKKGRGRLVSLMAEKQIETIEQIKHLTFDGFQFSPELSKDQTLTFIRDQE
- a CDS encoding manganese-dependent inorganic pyrophosphatase, translated to MSKILVFGHQNPDSDAIGSSVAYAYLKRELGVDAEAVALGTPNEETTFALNYFGVEAPRVVESAKAEGADQVILTDHNEFQQSISDIRDVEVIEVVDHHRVANFETANPLYMRLEPVGSASSIVYRLYKENNVVIPKEMAGLLLSGLISDTLLLKSPTTHSTDPAVAADLAEIAGVNLEEYGLALLKAGTNLATKSAEELIDIDAKTFELNGNQVRVAQVNTVDINEVLERQAEIEAAITAANTANGYSDFVLMITDILNSNSEILALGSNIDKVEAAFNFKLENNHAFLAGAVSRKKQVVPQLTESFNA
- a CDS encoding hemolysin family protein; translated protein: MEDPSQNLILQFVLLLILTLLNAFFSASEMALVSLNRSRVEQKAEEGDKKFIRLLSVLENPNNFLSTIQVGITFISLLQGASLSASLGGVIASWFGDFVWAQTAGSVISLVFLTYISIVLGELYPKRIAMNLKENLAVISAPVIIFLGKIVSPFVWLLSASTNLLSRITPMQFDDADEKMTRDEIEYMLSNSEETLDAEEIEMLQGIFSLDELMAREVMVPRTDAFMIDINDDTQENIQEILKQNFSRIPVYDDDKDKIVGVLHTKRLLDAGFRDGFDNIVLRKILQEPLFVPETIFVDDLLRQLRNTQNQMAILLDEYGGVAGIVTLEDLLEEIVGEIDDETDKAEQFVREIGEHTYIVLGTMTINEFNDYFDVDLESDDVDTIAGYYLTGVGNIPDQDSRETFEVDTKEKHLALTNDKVKDGRVTKLKVIFSDIEQSIEED
- the pflA gene encoding pyruvate formate-lyase-activating protein produces the protein MTEIDYGKVTGMIHSTESFGSVDGPGIRFVIFMQGCKMRCQYCHNPDTWAMETNKSQERTVDDVLAEALRYKHFWGNNGGITVSGGEAMLQIEFVTALFTKAKELGIHCTLDTCGFAFRDTPEYHEIVDKLLAVTDLVLLDLKEINPKQHIVVTRQPNTNILAFARYLSDKGIPVWIRHVLVPGLTDFDDDLVELGKFVATLKNVDKFEILPYHTLGEFKWHELGIPYTLEGVKPPTKERVQNAKDLMHTESYTEYMKRIHQ